Proteins encoded in a region of the Burkholderia ubonensis subsp. mesacidophila genome:
- the cobM gene encoding precorrin-4 C(11)-methyltransferase, producing MTVYFIGAGPGDPELITVKGQRLVRTCPVILYAGSLVPAAVLDGHRAEQVVNTAELDLDAIVALLAAAHAKGQDVARVHSGDPSLYGAIGEQIRRLKALGIPYEIVPGVTATAACAATLGCELTLPGIAQTVILTRFAGKTTMPEGESLGSLAAHRATLAIHLGVRHLARIVDEVLPHYGPDCPVAVIYRASWPDEARVTGTLADIVGKVQGTRIERTALILIGRVLDAQGFDDSTLYASAD from the coding sequence ATGACGGTGTATTTCATCGGCGCGGGTCCCGGCGACCCGGAGCTGATCACGGTGAAGGGCCAGCGCCTCGTGCGCACGTGCCCGGTGATCCTGTATGCGGGGTCGCTCGTGCCCGCGGCGGTGCTCGACGGGCATCGCGCGGAGCAGGTCGTCAACACGGCGGAGCTCGACCTCGACGCGATCGTCGCGCTGCTCGCCGCGGCCCATGCGAAAGGGCAGGACGTCGCGCGCGTGCACTCGGGCGACCCGTCGCTGTACGGCGCGATCGGCGAGCAGATCCGCCGGCTGAAGGCGCTCGGGATTCCGTATGAAATCGTGCCGGGCGTGACGGCCACCGCCGCGTGCGCGGCGACGCTCGGCTGCGAGCTGACGCTGCCGGGCATCGCGCAGACGGTGATCCTCACGCGCTTCGCGGGCAAGACGACGATGCCCGAGGGCGAGTCGCTCGGCTCGCTGGCCGCGCACCGCGCGACGCTCGCGATCCATCTGGGCGTGCGGCATCTCGCGCGCATCGTCGACGAGGTGCTGCCGCATTACGGGCCGGATTGCCCGGTCGCGGTGATCTACCGCGCGAGCTGGCCGGACGAGGCGCGCGTGACGGGCACGCTCGCGGATATCGTCGGGAAGGTGCAGGGCACGCGCATCGAACGCACGGCGCTGATTCTCATCGGCCGCGTGCTCGATGCGCAAGGGTTCGACGATTCGACGCTCTACGCGAGCGCCGACTGA
- a CDS encoding MFS transporter: protein MNRFTSPGWRLAAIVLVGLNLRPALAAVGPLLDMIQRATGIDDSTASLLTTIPIVLMGLGALCARRLQRSPGIAVGVGIGIVLIGLACAARVGAQHAWLLLASACCAGIGIAMVQALLPGFVKANFATRIGGVMGVYSTSIMGGAVLASVAAPLAAARWGWLAALACWTLPAIAAAAVWPFASRDGAPITAASPVLARPSRSPRAWRLALFFGIATGAYTLVLAWLPPFYMRLGWSPTAAGGLLGGVTLAEVIAGLTVSATIDRMPDRRPALIAAIAALFVGLLLMLAAPEGLALPVALLMGAGIGALFPLSLIVTVDHAATPADAASLTGFVQGIGYLIAGLFPFAAGIVRQHLADLTPAWIAMACLCVVLCALAAGFAPHAAARVARA, encoded by the coding sequence ATGAATCGCTTCACTTCCCCCGGATGGCGGCTTGCCGCCATCGTCCTGGTCGGGCTGAACCTGCGCCCGGCGCTCGCCGCGGTCGGCCCGCTGCTCGACATGATCCAGCGCGCGACCGGCATCGACGACAGCACCGCCAGCCTGCTGACCACGATCCCGATCGTGCTGATGGGCCTCGGCGCGCTGTGCGCGCGCCGCCTGCAGCGCTCGCCCGGGATCGCGGTCGGCGTCGGGATCGGCATCGTGCTGATCGGCCTCGCGTGCGCGGCGCGCGTCGGCGCGCAGCATGCGTGGCTGCTGCTTGCGAGCGCGTGCTGCGCGGGCATCGGCATCGCGATGGTGCAGGCGCTGCTGCCCGGCTTCGTGAAGGCCAACTTTGCGACGCGCATCGGCGGCGTGATGGGCGTCTACTCGACGTCGATCATGGGCGGCGCGGTGCTGGCGAGCGTCGCGGCGCCGCTGGCCGCCGCGCGCTGGGGCTGGCTCGCGGCGCTCGCGTGCTGGACGCTGCCGGCCATCGCCGCGGCGGCCGTGTGGCCGTTCGCGAGCCGCGACGGCGCGCCGATCACGGCCGCGTCGCCGGTGCTCGCGCGGCCGTCGCGCTCCCCGCGCGCATGGCGGCTCGCGCTGTTCTTCGGGATCGCGACCGGCGCGTACACGCTCGTGCTCGCGTGGCTGCCGCCGTTCTACATGCGGCTCGGCTGGTCGCCCACGGCGGCCGGCGGCCTGCTCGGCGGCGTCACGCTCGCGGAAGTCATCGCCGGGCTGACGGTGTCCGCAACGATCGACCGCATGCCCGATCGCCGGCCGGCGCTGATCGCGGCGATCGCGGCGCTGTTCGTCGGGCTCCTGCTGATGCTCGCGGCGCCGGAGGGGCTCGCGCTGCCCGTCGCGCTGCTGATGGGCGCGGGCATCGGCGCGCTGTTCCCGCTGTCGCTGATCGTCACGGTCGACCACGCGGCGACGCCGGCCGATGCGGCGTCGCTGACCGGCTTCGTGCAGGGCATCGGCTATCTGATCGCGGGGCTGTTCCCGTTCGCGGCCGGCATCGTGCGCCAGCATCTCGCGGACCTGACGCCCGCGTGGATCGCGATGGCGTGCCTGTGCGTCGTGCTGTGCGCGCTGGCGGCCGGCTTCGCGCCGCATGCGGCGGCGCGCGTGGCGCGCGCCTGA
- a CDS encoding MarR family winged helix-turn-helix transcriptional regulator, with translation MDRAAHAVAQWRDERPDLDVSSMLVMGRLQEAALAIGRDRLNPLFARYGMQPGEFDVLATLRRSGAPFALTPTALYDALMMSSGGMTARIDRLQKAGWVERRPNPADGRGTLVALTEAGRALIDEAVVAHVENQRAILDALSASEQTQLARLLGKLLAGLGDAGGGVG, from the coding sequence ATGGATCGAGCCGCGCACGCGGTCGCGCAATGGCGCGACGAACGCCCGGATCTCGACGTGTCGTCGATGCTGGTGATGGGCAGGCTGCAGGAAGCGGCGCTCGCGATCGGGCGCGATCGTCTCAATCCGCTGTTTGCGCGCTACGGGATGCAGCCGGGCGAGTTCGACGTGCTGGCGACGCTGCGCCGCAGCGGCGCGCCGTTCGCGCTGACGCCGACGGCGCTGTACGACGCGCTGATGATGTCGTCGGGCGGGATGACCGCGCGCATCGACCGGCTGCAGAAGGCGGGCTGGGTCGAGCGCCGCCCGAATCCGGCCGACGGGCGCGGCACGCTCGTCGCGCTGACGGAGGCCGGCCGCGCGCTGATCGACGAGGCGGTCGTCGCGCACGTCGAGAACCAGCGCGCGATTCTGGACGCGCTGTCGGCGTCGGAGCAGACGCAGCTCGCGCGGCTGCTCGGCAAGCTGCTGGCGGGATTGGGCGATGCGGGCGGCGGGGTAGGCTAG
- a CDS encoding glutathione S-transferase N-terminal domain-containing protein — protein sequence MSDLSAFPITQKWPAQHPDRLQLYSLPTPNGVKVSIMLEETGLPYEPHLVSFSTDDQLSPAFLSLNPNNKIPAILDPNGPDGKPLPLFESGAILIYLADKTGQLIPKDLAGRYETIQWVMFQMGGIGPMFGQVGFFHKFAGRDYEDKRPRERYVAESKRLLAVLDARLAERKWVMGDTYTIADIAIFPWVRNLIGFYEAGDLVGFSEFRHVARALDAFVARPAVARGLNIPART from the coding sequence ATGTCCGATCTGTCCGCCTTCCCGATCACGCAAAAGTGGCCGGCCCAGCATCCCGACCGCCTCCAGCTCTACTCGCTGCCGACGCCGAACGGCGTCAAGGTGTCGATCATGCTCGAGGAGACCGGCCTGCCGTACGAGCCGCATCTGGTGAGCTTCAGCACCGACGACCAGCTCTCGCCCGCGTTCCTGTCGCTGAACCCGAACAACAAGATCCCGGCGATCCTCGATCCAAACGGCCCGGACGGCAAGCCGCTGCCGCTGTTCGAATCCGGCGCGATCCTGATCTATCTCGCCGACAAGACCGGCCAGCTGATCCCGAAGGATCTCGCGGGCCGCTACGAGACGATCCAGTGGGTGATGTTCCAGATGGGCGGCATCGGCCCGATGTTCGGCCAGGTCGGCTTCTTCCACAAGTTCGCCGGCCGCGACTACGAGGACAAGCGTCCGCGCGAGCGCTACGTCGCCGAGTCGAAGCGGCTGCTCGCCGTGCTCGACGCGCGCCTCGCCGAGCGCAAGTGGGTGATGGGCGACACCTACACGATCGCCGACATCGCGATCTTTCCGTGGGTGCGCAACCTGATCGGCTTCTATGAAGCGGGCGACCTGGTCGGCTTCAGCGAATTCCGCCACGTCGCGCGCGCGCTCGACGCGTTCGTCGCCCGCCCGGCCGTCGCGCGCGGGCTCAACATCCCGGCGCGCACCTGA
- a CDS encoding DUF2199 domain-containing protein: MALWRLSAITRYQRQKVWLSLSEASFQEWGRTYHVAKRSNVGPFFGWLNTQLSIYPDTLNLKTMVHLRDNGIRPYIELEPTDHPLALEQRNGISPERLAQIYREVMHPDDAARS; encoded by the coding sequence TTGGCGCTCTGGCGCCTTTCAGCTATTACCAGGTACCAGAGGCAGAAAGTATGGCTCTCCCTCAGCGAAGCCAGCTTTCAGGAGTGGGGCAGGACATACCACGTCGCGAAGCGATCGAACGTGGGGCCCTTCTTCGGCTGGCTCAACACGCAGCTGTCCATCTACCCGGACACGCTCAATCTCAAGACGATGGTGCATCTGCGCGATAACGGCATCCGTCCGTATATCGAACTTGAACCCACCGATCACCCGCTCGCACTGGAGCAACGCAACGGCATCTCTCCCGAACGGCTCGCGCAGATATATCGCGAGGTCATGCATCCGGACGACGCCGCACGATCGTGA
- a CDS encoding type 2 periplasmic-binding domain-containing protein — protein sequence MNAAMVYRSGDVHGMAGLGKLALSEHLDALMAIAASPSQSVDAASLTRCAADAMGASHCSIALLFELRWEQPQIKPWGCRQGCPDIAWRDVLHCPGDVAGARKAALSEGPVRPLLRTGALDGVLSSGDGAIGRSFHGELPNFAAIHYAFPVSFVAMSQTRYDALPDDLRVQLDKAALSIQVLNPMRRVS from the coding sequence GTGAACGCTGCTATGGTGTATCGCAGCGGTGACGTGCATGGTATGGCAGGCCTCGGGAAGCTGGCGTTGTCTGAGCATCTCGATGCGCTAATGGCGATTGCCGCATCGCCAAGTCAATCTGTTGATGCGGCATCCCTTACGCGGTGTGCCGCCGATGCGATGGGCGCCTCGCATTGTTCGATTGCGCTTCTATTTGAATTGAGATGGGAACAGCCTCAGATCAAACCCTGGGGATGCAGGCAAGGATGTCCGGATATTGCGTGGAGGGACGTCCTCCATTGCCCTGGAGACGTGGCTGGCGCCCGAAAGGCAGCCTTGTCGGAGGGGCCAGTGCGTCCGCTGCTGCGGACCGGTGCGCTGGACGGTGTGCTGTCGTCAGGCGATGGGGCGATTGGAAGATCTTTTCACGGAGAGTTGCCGAACTTCGCAGCGATTCACTATGCCTTCCCGGTGTCATTTGTCGCGATGAGCCAGACACGTTATGACGCGTTACCGGACGACTTGCGAGTTCAGCTCGATAAGGCGGCACTATCCATTCAGGTTTTAAATCCTATGAGAAGAGTGTCATGA
- a CDS encoding tryptophan halogenase family protein, with the protein MSNPIKNIVIVGGGTAGWMAASYLVRALQQQANITLIESAAIPRIGVGEATIPSLQKVFFDFLGIPEREWMPQVNGAFKAAIKFVNWRKSPDRSRDDHFYHLFGSVPNCDGVPLTHYWLRKREQGFQQPMEYACYPQPEALDGKLAPCLPDGTRQMSHAWHFDAHLVADFLKRWAIERGVKRVVDEVVQVHLNDRGYISSLSTKEGRTLEADLFIDCSGMRGLLINQALKEPFIDMSDYLLCDSAVASAVPNADARVGIEPYTSAIAMNSGWTWKIPMLGRFGSGYVFSSKFTSRDQATADFLNLWGLSDKQPLNQIKFRVGRNGRAWVNNCVAIGLSSCFLEPLESTGIYFIYAALYQLVKHFPDTSFDPRLTDAFNAEIVHMFDDCRDFVQAHYFATSREDTPFWLANRHDLRLSDAIKEKVQRYKAGLPLTTTSFDDSTYYETFDYEFKNFWLNGNYYCIFAGLGMLPDRSLPLLRHRPESIDKAEAMFARIRREAERLRTSLPTNYDYLRSLREGDAGLSRSQPGPTLAAPEIL; encoded by the coding sequence ATGAGCAACCCGATCAAGAATATCGTCATCGTGGGCGGCGGCACCGCGGGCTGGATGGCCGCCTCGTACCTCGTCCGGGCGCTCCAACAGCAGGCGAACATTACGCTCATCGAGTCTGCGGCGATCCCCCGGATCGGCGTGGGCGAGGCGACCATCCCGAGTTTGCAGAAGGTGTTCTTCGACTTCCTCGGGATACCGGAGCGGGAGTGGATGCCCCAGGTGAACGGCGCGTTCAAGGCCGCCATCAAGTTCGTGAACTGGAGGAAGTCTCCCGACCGCTCGCGCGACGATCACTTCTACCATTTGTTCGGCAGCGTGCCGAACTGCGACGGCGTGCCGCTTACCCACTACTGGCTGCGCAAGCGCGAGCAGGGCTTCCAGCAGCCGATGGAGTACGCCTGCTACCCGCAGCCCGAGGCGCTCGACGGCAAGCTGGCACCGTGCCTGCCCGACGGCACCCGCCAGATGTCCCACGCGTGGCACTTCGACGCGCACCTGGTGGCCGACTTCTTGAAGCGCTGGGCCATCGAACGCGGGGTGAAGCGCGTGGTCGACGAGGTCGTGCAGGTTCACCTGAACGACCGCGGCTACATCTCCAGCCTGTCCACCAAGGAGGGGCGGACGCTGGAGGCGGACCTGTTCATCGACTGCTCCGGCATGCGGGGGCTCTTGATCAACCAGGCCCTGAAGGAGCCCTTCATTGACATGTCCGACTACCTGCTGTGCGACAGCGCGGTCGCCAGCGCCGTGCCCAACGCCGACGCGCGCGTGGGGATCGAGCCGTACACCTCCGCGATCGCCATGAACTCGGGGTGGACCTGGAAGATTCCGATGCTGGGCCGGTTCGGCAGCGGCTACGTCTTCTCGAGCAAGTTCACCTCGCGCGACCAGGCCACCGCCGACTTCCTCAACCTCTGGGGCCTCTCGGACAAGCAGCCGCTCAACCAGATCAAGTTCCGGGTCGGGCGCAACGGGCGGGCGTGGGTCAACAACTGCGTCGCTATCGGGCTGTCGTCGTGCTTTTTGGAGCCTCTGGAATCGACGGGAATCTACTTCATCTACGCGGCGCTTTACCAGCTCGTGAAGCACTTCCCCGATACCTCGTTCGATCCGCGGTTGACCGACGCATTCAACGCCGAGATCGTCCACATGTTCGACGACTGCCGGGATTTCGTTCAGGCGCACTATTTCGCCACGTCGCGCGAAGACACGCCGTTCTGGCTCGCGAACCGGCACGACCTGCGGCTCTCGGACGCCATCAAGGAGAAGGTTCAGCGCTACAAGGCGGGGCTGCCGCTGACCACCACGTCGTTCGACGATTCCACGTACTACGAGACCTTCGACTACGAATTCAAGAACTTCTGGTTGAACGGAAACTACTACTGCATCTTTGCCGGCTTGGGCATGCTGCCCGACCGGTCGCTGCCGCTCTTGCGGCACCGACCGGAGTCGATCGACAAGGCCGAGGCGATGTTCGCCCGCATCCGGCGCGAGGCCGAGCGTCTGCGGACGAGCCTGCCGACGAACTACGACTACCTGCGATCGCTGCGTGAGGGCGACGCGGGGCTGTCTCGCAGCCAGCCCGGGCCGACGCTCGCGGCGCCGGAAATCCTGTAG
- a CDS encoding monodechloroaminopyrrolnitrin synthase PrnB family protein: MERTLDRVCAFAATHAAVAACDPLRARALVLQLPGLNRKKDVPGIVGLLREFLPARGVPSGWGFVEAAAAMRDIGFFLGSLKRHGHEPADVVPGLEPVLLDLARATDLPPRETLLHVTVWNPAAADAQRSYTGLRDEAHLLESVRISMAALEAAIAVTVELSDVPLRSPAFAEGCDELAAYLQKMVESIVYAYRFISVQVFYDELRPFYEPIRVGGQRYLGPGAVEMPLFVLEHVLWGSQSDHQAYREFKETYLPYVLPAFRAVYARFAGEPALVDRALGEAQAAGARGEPVGAGLAALDRVFEILLRFRAPHLKLAERAYEVGRSGPTIGSGGYAPSMLGDLLTLTRAARSRLRAALDEP, from the coding sequence GTGGAGCGCACCCTGGACCGGGTATGCGCATTCGCGGCCACGCACGCCGCGGTGGCGGCCTGCGATCCGCTGCGGGCGCGAGCGCTCGTTCTGCAGCTGCCGGGCCTGAACCGTAAAAAGGATGTGCCCGGCATCGTTGGCCTGTTGCGCGAGTTCCTCCCGGCGCGCGGCGTGCCCTCAGGCTGGGGCTTCGTCGAAGCCGCCGCCGCGATGCGGGACATCGGGTTCTTCCTGGGGTCGCTCAAGCGGCACGGACACGAGCCCGCGGACGTGGTGCCCGGGCTCGAGCCGGTGCTGCTCGACCTGGCGCGCGCGACCGACCTGCCGCCGCGCGAGACGCTCCTGCATGTGACAGTCTGGAACCCCGCGGCGGCCGACGCGCAGCGGAGCTACACCGGGCTCCGCGACGAAGCACACCTGCTCGAGAGCGTGCGCATCTCGATGGCGGCCCTCGAGGCGGCCATCGCGGTGACCGTCGAGCTGTCCGACGTGCCCCTGCGGTCGCCCGCGTTTGCGGAAGGGTGCGACGAGCTGGCGGCCTATCTTCAGAAAATGGTCGAATCGATCGTTTACGCTTACCGGTTCATCTCGGTGCAGGTCTTCTACGACGAGCTCCGCCCCTTCTACGAACCGATTCGAGTCGGGGGCCAGCGCTACCTCGGCCCCGGTGCCGTGGAAATGCCCCTCTTCGTGCTGGAGCACGTCCTGTGGGGCTCGCAATCGGACCACCAGGCTTATCGAGAATTCAAGGAGACGTACCTGCCCTACGTGCTTCCCGCGTTCAGGGCGGTCTACGCTCGGTTCGCCGGGGAGCCGGCGCTCGTCGACCGCGCGCTCGGCGAGGCGCAAGCGGCCGGCGCGCGGGGCGAGCCCGTCGGGGCCGGGCTGGCGGCCCTCGACCGGGTCTTCGAGATCCTGCTGCGCTTCCGGGCGCCTCACCTCAAATTGGCGGAGCGGGCGTACGAAGTCGGGCGAAGCGGCCCCACAATCGGCAGCGGGGGGTACGCGCCCAGCATGCTCGGCGATCTACTCACGCTCACGCGTGCCGCGCGGTCCCGCCTCCGCGCCGCGCTCGACGAGCCCTGA
- a CDS encoding NAD(P)/FAD-dependent oxidoreductase, translating to MTQKSPANGRDSNHFDVIILGSGMSGTQMGAILAKQQFRVLIIEESSHPRFTIGESSIPETSLMNRIIADRYGIPELDRITSFYATQRYVASSTGIKRNFGFVFHKPGQEHDPKEFTQCVIPELPWGPESHYYRQDVDAYLLQAAIKYGCTVRQKTNVTEYHADKDGVAVTTAQGDRFTGRYMIDCGGPRAPLATKFKLREEPCRFKTHSRSLYTHMLGVKPFDDIFKVKGQRWRWHEGTLHHMFAGGWLWVIPFNNHPRSTNNLVSVGLQLDPRVYPKTDISAQQEFDAFLARFPSIGAQFRDAVPVRDWVKTDRLQFSSNACVGDRYCLMLHANGFIDPLFSRGLENTAVTIHALAARLIKALRDDDFSPERFEYIERLQQKLLDHNDDFVSCCYTAFSDFRLWDAFHRLWAVGTILGQFRLVQAHARFRASRDEGDLDHLDNNPPYLGYLCADMEGYYQLFNDAKAEVEAVSAGRKPAEEAAARIHALIDERDFARPMFGFGYCITGARPQLNNSKYSLLPALKLMHWTQTSAPAEVKKYFDYNPMFALLKAYITTRIGLALK from the coding sequence ATGACTCAGAAGAGCCCCGCGAACGGGCGCGACAGCAACCACTTCGACGTGATCATCCTCGGCTCGGGCATGTCCGGCACCCAGATGGGGGCCATCCTGGCCAAACAACAGTTTCGCGTCCTGATCATCGAGGAGTCGTCGCACCCGCGGTTCACGATCGGCGAATCGTCGATCCCCGAGACGTCTCTGATGAACCGCATCATCGCCGATCGCTACGGCATTCCGGAGCTCGACCGCATCACGTCGTTCTACGCGACGCAGCGTTACGTCGCGTCGAGCACGGGCATCAAGCGCAACTTCGGCTTCGTGTTCCACAAGCCCGGCCAGGAGCACGACCCGAAGGAGTTCACGCAGTGCGTCATTCCCGAGCTGCCGTGGGGGCCGGAGAGCCATTATTACCGGCAGGACGTCGACGCCTACCTGTTGCAAGCCGCCATCAAATACGGCTGCACGGTCCGCCAGAAGACGAACGTGACCGAATACCACGCCGACAAAGACGGCGTTGCGGTGACCACCGCCCAGGGCGATCGGTTCACCGGCCGGTACATGATCGACTGCGGAGGACCCCGCGCGCCGCTCGCGACCAAGTTCAAGCTCCGCGAAGAGCCGTGCCGCTTCAAGACGCACTCGCGCAGCCTCTACACGCACATGCTCGGGGTCAAGCCGTTCGACGACATCTTCAAGGTCAAGGGGCAGCGCTGGCGCTGGCACGAGGGGACCTTGCACCACATGTTCGCGGGCGGCTGGCTCTGGGTGATTCCGTTCAACAACCACCCGCGGTCGACCAACAACCTGGTGAGCGTCGGCCTGCAGCTCGACCCGCGTGTCTACCCGAAAACGGACATCTCCGCGCAGCAGGAATTCGACGCGTTCCTCGCGCGGTTCCCGAGCATCGGGGCGCAGTTCCGGGACGCCGTGCCGGTGCGCGACTGGGTCAAGACCGACCGCCTGCAATTCTCGTCGAACGCCTGCGTCGGCGACCGCTACTGCCTGATGCTGCACGCGAACGGGTTCATCGACCCGCTCTTCTCCCGGGGGCTCGAGAACACCGCGGTGACCATCCACGCGCTCGCGGCGCGCCTCATCAAGGCGCTGCGCGACGACGACTTCTCCCCCGAGCGCTTCGAGTACATCGAGCGCCTGCAGCAGAAGCTTCTGGACCACAACGACGACTTCGTCAGCTGCTGCTACACGGCGTTCTCGGATTTCCGCCTGTGGGACGCGTTCCACCGGCTGTGGGCGGTCGGCACGATCCTCGGGCAGTTCCGGCTCGTGCAAGCCCACGCGAGGTTCCGCGCGTCGCGTGACGAGGGCGACCTCGATCACCTCGACAACAACCCCCCGTACCTCGGGTACCTGTGCGCGGACATGGAGGGGTACTACCAGTTGTTCAACGACGCCAAGGCCGAGGTCGAGGCCGTGAGCGCCGGGCGCAAGCCGGCGGAGGAGGCCGCGGCACGGATTCACGCCCTCATCGACGAGCGGGATTTCGCCAGGCCGATGTTCGGCTTCGGGTACTGCATCACCGGGGCCAGGCCGCAGCTCAACAACTCGAAGTACAGCCTGCTGCCGGCGCTGAAGCTGATGCATTGGACGCAAACCAGCGCGCCGGCAGAGGTGAAAAAGTACTTCGACTACAACCCGATGTTCGCGCTGCTCAAGGCGTACATCACGACCCGCATCGGCCTGGCGCTGAAGTAG
- a CDS encoding Rieske 2Fe-2S domain-containing protein, whose product MNDVQLDQAVAREHAPGAYDATTRLAASWYVAMRSDDLKDKPTELTLFGRPCVAWRGATGRAVVMDRHCSHLGANLADGRVKDGCIQCPFHHWRYDEQGQCVHIPGHSQAVRQLEPVPRGARQPTLVTAERYGYVWVWYGSPQPLHPLPEIAAADVDNGDFMHLHFAFETTTAVLRIVENFYDAQHATPVHALPISAFELKLFDDWRQWPEVESLARAGAWFGAGIDFTVDRYFGPLGMLSRALGLNMSQMNLHFDGYPGGCVMTVALDGDFKYKLLQCVTPVSDGKNVMHMLISIKKVGGVLRRATDYVLFGLQTRQAAGYDVKIWNGMKPDGGGAYSKYDKLVLKYRAFYRGWVDRVAEATTRPRGRE is encoded by the coding sequence ATGAACGACGTTCAATTGGATCAAGCGGTCGCCAGGGAGCATGCCCCAGGGGCGTACGATGCGACCACGCGCCTGGCCGCGAGCTGGTACGTCGCGATGCGCTCGGACGACCTCAAGGACAAGCCGACGGAGTTGACGCTCTTCGGCCGTCCGTGCGTGGCGTGGCGCGGCGCGACGGGACGGGCCGTGGTGATGGACCGTCACTGCTCGCACCTCGGCGCGAACCTGGCCGACGGGCGGGTCAAGGACGGGTGCATCCAGTGCCCGTTTCACCACTGGCGGTACGACGAGCAGGGCCAGTGCGTTCACATCCCCGGCCACAGCCAGGCGGTGCGCCAGCTGGAGCCCGTCCCGCGCGGGGCGCGCCAGCCGACGTTGGTCACCGCTGAGCGATACGGCTACGTGTGGGTCTGGTACGGCTCCCCGCAGCCGCTGCACCCGCTGCCCGAAATCGCCGCGGCCGACGTCGACAACGGCGACTTCATGCACCTGCACTTCGCGTTCGAGACGACGACGGCGGTCTTGCGGATCGTCGAGAACTTCTACGACGCGCAGCACGCGACCCCCGTGCACGCGCTCCCGATCTCGGCCTTCGAGCTCAAGCTCTTCGACGATTGGCGCCAGTGGCCGGAGGTCGAGTCGCTGGCCCGGGCGGGCGCGTGGTTCGGGGCCGGGATCGACTTCACCGTGGACCGGTACTTCGGGCCCCTCGGCATGCTGTCGCGCGCGCTCGGCCTGAACATGTCGCAGATGAACCTGCACTTCGATGGCTACCCCGGCGGGTGCGTCATGACCGTCGCCCTCGACGGAGACTTCAAATACAAGCTGCTCCAGTGTGTGACGCCGGTGAGCGACGGCAAAAACGTCATGCACATGCTCATCTCGATCAAGAAGGTGGGCGGCGTCCTGCGCCGCGCGACCGACTACGTGCTGTTCGGGTTGCAGACCAGGCAGGCCGCGGGGTACGACGTCAAAATCTGGAACGGGATGAAGCCGGACGGCGGCGGCGCGTACAGCAAGTACGACAAGCTCGTGCTCAAGTACCGCGCGTTCTACCGGGGCTGGGTCGACCGCGTCGCCGAGGCGACCACTCGACCGCGCGGCCGCGAGTGA
- a CDS encoding LysE family translocator, translating into MPTLQVILKMALYVSLVLATPGPTNTLLLSSGIKVGFRQSSPLLVAEASGYGFAISLWGFFLATFAATRPWLYDALKLGSSAYIFYLALQLWKSPHFEDIQSGAIGFRDMFVATTMNPKALLFATAIFPPQAFILVPFYLCSIAVFTALAVTIGSMWLTIGGVLTARRSLATHTGTLLRGASVVLLMFSGTLAFSVLNR; encoded by the coding sequence ATGCCGACATTGCAAGTGATATTGAAGATGGCACTCTACGTTTCGCTGGTCCTGGCCACGCCAGGGCCGACAAATACTTTGCTGCTGTCCTCGGGAATCAAGGTCGGCTTCCGGCAATCGTCGCCTCTCCTGGTTGCAGAGGCATCGGGCTATGGCTTCGCGATATCACTGTGGGGTTTCTTCCTGGCGACATTCGCGGCCACACGGCCGTGGCTTTACGATGCGCTGAAGCTGGGGAGCTCGGCCTATATTTTCTATCTCGCCCTGCAGCTATGGAAAAGCCCACACTTTGAAGACATCCAGTCGGGTGCCATCGGCTTTCGCGACATGTTCGTCGCGACGACCATGAACCCGAAGGCGTTATTGTTCGCCACTGCGATCTTTCCCCCGCAGGCTTTCATATTGGTTCCGTTCTATCTCTGCTCGATCGCGGTCTTCACGGCGCTCGCCGTGACGATCGGTTCGATGTGGCTTACCATCGGCGGCGTCTTGACGGCGCGCCGGTCTCTGGCCACCCATACCGGAACGCTGCTTCGCGGTGCGTCGGTAGTGCTGTTGATGTTCTCGGGCACGCTGGCGTTTTCCGTACTCAACCGCTAG